The Glycine soja cultivar W05 chromosome 19, ASM419377v2, whole genome shotgun sequence genomic sequence tgaaaaaaaaataaaaatatataccaaacacaccctaataGTGAAGTAAATCGGTTGCTATATACTCAACGAGGGATGATATCGCATCTCTTGCCACTATATACAGATTGATATCACCTATCAGTTGCATTACTGCTTGAAAGTTATGATATGTTTTTAGAGCCAATAAGCTGCTGTTGACTACTCGTGTTAATTACCAcaacttttttaaaacattatctTGTAAGTTAAGGACGGCATGGCGTAAGTTACTTTCTATAAAGGATTCAATATGTACTTCTTTTTGTAAACTCAGcaatttttattgaaagatCCAACATAATTCAGTGGGTCCGGATTATAATTGATGCTGACTTTTTGGCATAAAAGCATTGAAGGACTATTGATGATGAAGCTGGAAAGATTGGACTGATCTGTAGTATTTACATTTTACGAGCCTGCCAGTGGCACACAAAGTGCTTTCCACACCAAATCTaccttcattttttctttctccaatgcttgctttcttttttaaagCTTATAAATACTCTCTACCCACACACACATTGTTGTTATTAGGAAGAATACAATACAAGTTGCTCTTTTCGTGGTTCTAAGTGCTAACCAATAAGAGCATCTATCCCGAGTTCCAAACACTGCTTTTTGGTACAGCTGGCTTCTCGGCATATTCATCCCATTGAACCTCTCACTCTCCCACATGTCTCTTGAAGCCAGACTGCACCATTCATGCTACATTCTTGTTTAATTTGTCCccacattcttctattttcctTCCTCAATTTGCTTGTGATTGAGCCTTGTCAAGAAATCTAACCAAAATAAactcaaaacaagaaaaatcatgTAAATTATACATTGTTAGTTTCTGGTTAGCATTTGAAGGCCTATATTGATTCCCTTTGACCCTTTTTGGTGGGGAAAAAGATATGGAAGAAACATTTGTACCCTTTGAAGGAATCAAGAATGATCTGAGAGGAAGGTTGATGTGCTACAAGCAAGATTGGTCGGGTGGAATCAAAGCAGGTTTAAGGTATGTAATGTATATATATGCTAGCTGAAATTGTTTAGCGATTAGTGGGGTATGTATGTACTGAAAGGTTTTAATGTTTCTAGGCTTCAACCAATGGTGTTTAATTAAACAGACATATATATAAGTTTCACAATTTTTGCTTCCCTTTCACAGGATTTGGGCCCCCACCACATACATATTCTTTGCTTCCGCAATACCAGTCATTTCATTCGGGGAACAACTAGAACGAGATACTGGtactaaatattttgatttcaatggattcttctttttcctgagaaaaaaaatagtagtatTATAATATATGATCCTTTTGAATTGAAAGAACTCTGGAAATAGGAcggtattataatttataactacacTATCACAACTTGATGTTGTTTTGCATTTGCAGATGGTGTTCTAACTGCTGTTCAAACATTGGCATCCACTTCAATATGTGGCATTATACACTCAATCCTTGGAGGTCAACCTTTATTGATTTTAGGAGTGGCAGAGCCTACGGTGATCATGTACACGTTCATGTTCAATTTTGCGAAAGAGAGACCAGAGTTGGGCCGGGATTTGTTTCTGGCATGGACTGGAtggtgaataattttttttatttatgttcttGATGTCTTCATATGGAGACCTTGATGCAATTGTTTTCTAGTACAATTCATCATGATTTGGCTTAACATTgtcctattttcttttataacttGACTTTGTAGGGTATGTGTCTGGACTGCACTGTTGCTATTCTTGTTTGCCATCTTAGGGGCTTGCTCTATAATCAACAGGTTTACCCGTATTGCAGGAGAGTTGTTTGGCATGCTTATTGCAATGCTCTTCATGCAGCAAGCTATCAAAGTAAGAACAGTTATCAAAGTTTACCTTTGCCATTCATTTGCTGTTGCTTAATACTAAGAGTTCACATGATATATTAGTATCTGAATTAGCAATGCACTTTGgccaaattcattttaacatccTACCGGCATCATTGTTTAGGGACTCGTGGATGAGTTTCGCATACCAGAGagacaaaattcaaaatcaatcgAGTTTATACCTTCATGGAGGTTTGCTAATGGGATGTTTGCTTTAGTCCTTTCGTTTGGCCTTCTTCTCACTGCATTAAGAAGCAGAAAGGCTAGATCATGGCGTTATGGTACCGGTAAGTCTTTGTGTTCGGATCATAAAGGACAGGCACACAAGCTCTAATAGACTAATACCATGTCATAAACTGGCAATCCCAAAAACTATTAGCTGAAGACACTTAACTGGTTTTATATTACATCTCTTAACACTATGAATTTATTACAGGTTGGCTTCGCAGCCTAATAGCTGACTATGGTGTGCCTCTTATGGTCCTAGTTTGGACAGGTGTATCCTACATACCAGCTGGAAGTGTTCCACATGGTATTCCAAGGCGTCTGTTTAGCCCAAATCCATGGTCACCGGGTGCATATGAGAATTGGACTGTTATTAAGGCATGTAAATTGCAAGTTCTCATCTAATTATCCATTGTTTACTAACAAGTTGACTTGTAATAGAAGTATATATTGTACTGATTTGTTATGAATATAACAGGATATGGTTCATGTTCCTGTTGTGTACATAATCGGAGCATTTATCCCAGCAACCATGATTGCAGTACTTTATTACTTTGACCATAGTGTGGCTTCCCAGCTTGCCCAGCAGAAAGAGTTCAATTTGAGAAAGCCATCTTCTTACCATTATGACTTGCTCCTTTTGGGATTTTTGGTAAGCCAGTTCTTTGAGTTCCTTCCTAGCTTCAGATTTTAGCATTGAACTTTAATTTGTCATATATTCATACTTAGAGAATAAATTCTCATCCAACCACTGCCTTAAAAGTCATTTCAAAGATTATTTCTGATTGCTTgacgatataatttttttttatactgataTTTAGTACATGCCTATTAAAATTATACTTAATTGAATAATTCTTTTTCTAatgataaatttcaaaaaaaaaattctggatGGAAGACCTTAATGTGTGGCCTGATTGGAATTCCTCCTGCAAATGGAGTCATACCACAGTCTCCAATGCACACAAAAAGTCTGGCAACTCTTAAACATCAGGTAAATCAAGTTGTCAATTTCTCCCTAATTAATTTCTAATTGCAAGCACTTTGTCAACAAGTCTCATTGAAAAAGAGCAATGGTGGTACAGTTGCTTCGTAACAAACTGGTGGTAACCGCACGAAAAAGTATGGGAAAGAATGCTAGTTTAGGACAGTTATATGGCAACATGCTAGAAGCCTACAATCAAATGCAGACCCCTCTTGTTTACCAGGACCCCTCTGCTCGAGTAAGTTTACtaactttttttcttgtgtCACTGAAAATCATTGCTTAATCACTTTTAATCATTGCACAGAACAATTCCTGCTTAGGTCAGAGTGAACCTTATTATTTGTACCTCAAGTCATCAGCATATGACTTCTTGCTATTTATGCCACATATTATTATGACCATTGTTCAGGCACAAGGACTAAGAGAACTTAAAGAATCAACCATTCAAGCAGCTACCAGTATGGGAAACGTGGATGCCCCAGTAGATGAGACTATATTTGATGTTGAGAAAGAAATAGACGACCTGCTTCCTGTTGAGGTAAAGGAACAGCGTCTCAGTAACTTGCTTCAATCAACAATGGTGGGAGGATGCGTTGCGGCCATGCCTTTACTCAAGAAGATCCCAACCTCAGTCCTTTGGGGTTACTTTGCCTTCATGGCCATTGAAAGTTTGCCAGGAAACCAGTTTTGGGAAAGAATCCTATTACTCTTCACTGCACCAAGCAGAAGATACaagtaaaaacaaaacattCTATTTCTTATATATCCTTCTGACGTTCAATCCTCTACTTCATTCCTCTTACTGATCAGCAAATTTCTTCTTTATGTGCAGGGTGCTTGAGGATTACCATGCTACTTTCGTAGAAACAGTTCCTTTCAAGACAATAGCAACATTCACCATTTTCCAAACCATTTATCTTCTTATATGTTTTGGACTAACATGGGTTCCTATTGCCGGGGTCATGTTTCCTATGATGATCATGCTCTTAGTTCCGGTTAGACAGTACTTTCTCCCCAAGTTTTTCAAAGGGGTACACCTTCAAGATTTGGATGCAGCAGCATATGAAGAGCAAACAGCTCTACCATTCAACCTTGCAACAGTatgattttttatcttatccaACAAACATAGCTTAAATTTACGACAGAATAAAACTTAGATACAGTTTCGTAAGTGTTTTTAGTACTGCTTTCCAATCAGAATTGAAGATTCACCTCAGTAATCtgcataataaatttttccatTAAAGGTCAACATAAATTACCAACAAGATGAAACTTCAATTTTGATTGTAGAACAACACCAGAAACACCAATGCAGCCTCATCTAAGTTTTGCCCTTTATGATAATCCACATTTGcgtcatttttatatatatattttgtggatAAACTTAATTATATTCCATGCAACTGTCCTAACAGCACTCGGAGTTTGGAGCTGGTGCTTCTCAAGTTGGAGAAGGTGAAATCCTAGATGAAGTTATTACTAGAAGCCGTGGAGAGTTTAGGCACACTAGCAGTCCAAAGATCACAAGCTCCACCCCAACACCAAGAACTGATCCTAAAAGCCATTTAAGCCCACGCCTCTCATTTAGTGCTCGCGTGGGTGAGTTCAAAACTGAGCAGAGTCCACGATCTGGTGCAAGAGGTCCCCTCAGTCCAAAGGCAGGAGAAGTGAGATTATCAAATCTGGGAAGAAGTCCACTTAATCCAGATTCA encodes the following:
- the LOC114400381 gene encoding boron transporter 1-like, which produces MEETFVPFEGIKNDLRGRLMCYKQDWSGGIKAGLRIWAPTTYIFFASAIPVISFGEQLERDTDGVLTAVQTLASTSICGIIHSILGGQPLLILGVAEPTVIMYTFMFNFAKERPELGRDLFLAWTGWVCVWTALLLFLFAILGACSIINRFTRIAGELFGMLIAMLFMQQAIKGLVDEFRIPERQNSKSIEFIPSWRFANGMFALVLSFGLLLTALRSRKARSWRYGTGWLRSLIADYGVPLMVLVWTGVSYIPAGSVPHGIPRRLFSPNPWSPGAYENWTVIKDMVHVPVVYIIGAFIPATMIAVLYYFDHSVASQLAQQKEFNLRKPSSYHYDLLLLGFLTLMCGLIGIPPANGVIPQSPMHTKSLATLKHQLLRNKLVVTARKSMGKNASLGQLYGNMLEAYNQMQTPLVYQDPSARAQGLRELKESTIQAATSMGNVDAPVDETIFDVEKEIDDLLPVEVKEQRLSNLLQSTMVGGCVAAMPLLKKIPTSVLWGYFAFMAIESLPGNQFWERILLLFTAPSRRYKVLEDYHATFVETVPFKTIATFTIFQTIYLLICFGLTWVPIAGVMFPMMIMLLVPVRQYFLPKFFKGVHLQDLDAAAYEEQTALPFNLATHSEFGAGASQVGEGEILDEVITRSRGEFRHTSSPKITSSTPTPRTDPKSHLSPRLSFSARVGEFKTEQSPRSGARGPLSPKAGEVRLSNLGRSPLNPDSKQQDQN